In Ignavibacteriales bacterium, a single window of DNA contains:
- a CDS encoding 1-deoxy-D-xylulose-5-phosphate synthase produces MYKYLSAINSPADLRKIQQSDLKFVCQELRDFIIDKISKTGGHLGAGLGAVELAVTLHYVFNTPHDKLVFDVGHQAYPHKILTGRRDQFETIRQLGGISGFLKRSESEYDTFGAGHASTAISAALGMATARDLAKDNYSVVAIIGDGAMTGGMAYEAMNNAGIQKRNIIVILNDNNMSISQNKWAFSNYFTELIANPSYNKFKANVWDITGKLDSLGDRIRKIASRVEEGIKVVITPGILFEALGFRYFGPINGHNIPQLIKIFKEIKNLPGPILIHTVTKKGKGYRPAEEDEQALHGVTPFDKVTGVSSKKTGTPPSYTDVFGNALVEIAKENQKVVGITAAMPDGTGLDKIQKEFPDRFFDVGIAEQHAVTFAAGLATQGYIPVVGIYSTFLQRAFDQIVHDVALQKLHVVFVLDRGGVVGADGPTHHGVLDFAYLRSIPDMVIMSPKDEVELRHMLYTAITYEKGPISIRYPRGTGVGLSLKQPLVTLNIGKAEKVRQGKDAAILAIGNMVYPSIQAAVLLSECGIDLEVVNMRFVKPLDDEMISDICRRYKNIIIVEDHSVIGGLSSAVLESISKLGTTDIKVKSHGIPDAFVEQGTIPEIHKILKLDVAGIVDTVKDFLKK; encoded by the coding sequence GCGATTTCATAATAGATAAAATTTCTAAAACAGGCGGACATTTAGGAGCAGGACTTGGAGCAGTTGAACTCGCAGTCACACTTCATTATGTCTTCAACACGCCTCATGATAAATTGGTATTCGATGTGGGGCATCAGGCGTATCCGCATAAAATTTTAACCGGTAGGCGTGATCAATTTGAGACGATCCGCCAACTCGGCGGTATCAGTGGTTTTTTGAAAAGGTCGGAAAGCGAGTATGATACTTTTGGCGCCGGACACGCAAGCACTGCTATATCTGCGGCGCTTGGAATGGCGACAGCACGCGATCTAGCGAAGGATAATTATTCTGTAGTTGCTATAATCGGCGACGGCGCGATGACTGGTGGCATGGCATACGAGGCAATGAATAATGCCGGCATTCAGAAGCGAAATATTATCGTCATCCTGAACGATAATAATATGTCTATCTCACAAAACAAGTGGGCGTTCTCTAACTACTTTACGGAACTTATAGCAAATCCTTCATACAACAAATTCAAAGCGAACGTTTGGGATATTACAGGCAAACTTGATTCTCTGGGAGACAGGATACGCAAAATTGCTTCACGGGTTGAAGAAGGAATTAAAGTAGTTATCACACCGGGTATTTTATTTGAAGCATTGGGCTTTCGTTATTTCGGACCAATCAACGGACATAACATTCCGCAGTTAATTAAAATATTTAAGGAAATAAAAAATCTTCCAGGACCTATTTTAATTCACACTGTAACAAAAAAAGGAAAAGGATACAGACCGGCTGAGGAAGACGAACAAGCACTTCATGGCGTTACACCGTTCGATAAAGTTACAGGTGTTTCATCTAAAAAAACAGGAACTCCTCCAAGTTACACAGATGTTTTCGGTAATGCTTTGGTAGAAATAGCAAAAGAAAATCAGAAGGTAGTCGGAATAACCGCTGCAATGCCTGATGGAACGGGTTTGGATAAAATTCAAAAAGAATTTCCCGATCGATTTTTTGATGTTGGAATCGCAGAACAGCACGCGGTTACTTTCGCAGCCGGACTTGCGACTCAAGGATATATACCTGTTGTAGGAATATATTCCACATTCTTACAGAGAGCGTTTGATCAAATTGTTCATGATGTCGCACTGCAAAAATTGCATGTGGTATTTGTTCTTGACAGAGGAGGAGTTGTTGGTGCCGATGGTCCCACTCATCATGGTGTTCTCGATTTTGCATACCTGAGATCGATTCCTGATATGGTCATAATGTCACCGAAGGATGAAGTCGAATTACGTCATATGTTATATACCGCGATAACTTATGAGAAAGGACCAATATCGATCAGATATCCCAGAGGTACAGGAGTAGGGTTATCACTTAAACAGCCATTAGTCACACTAAATATTGGAAAAGCAGAAAAGGTTCGGCAAGGGAAAGATGCTGCAATTTTGGCTATCGGAAATATGGTTTATCCTTCAATTCAGGCGGCCGTATTATTATCGGAGTGTGGTATTGATTTAGAAGTTGTTAATATGCGATTTGTAAAACCACTCGATGATGAAATGATATCGGATATTTGCAGAAGATATAAAAATATTATCATCGTCGAAGATCATTCAGTTATCGGCGGACTTTCCAGTGCGGTACTTGAATCGATCTCGAAGCTCGGTACAACCGATATCAAAGTAAAAAGTCATGGTATACCCGATGCGTTTGTTGAGCAAGGAACGATTCCGGAAATCCATAAAATTCTTAAACTCGATGTTGCGGGAATCGTTGATACCGTGAAAGATTTCTTAAAAAAATAA
- a CDS encoding Gfo/Idh/MocA family oxidoreductase yields the protein MTPAETQNKLRLGVIGLGWVSQIFHLPMLTKMDDVEIVAICDKDKSRAKIIADRFNISRIYIDYQQMLAKEEMDAVDICTSTDTHLPITLSSLQAGKDVFVEKPIARRYLEAVQIAEAVKEHKRKLMVGMNNRFRPDTMILKSFVEKGEIGKIFYVKAGWLKRISPDNKWITQKDKAGGGVLLDLGIVMLDLILWLLGFPPVQRVNAKMYMHKTKSVEDSAIVTLEVKYGVTLVMESSWSFHCAEDYFYCNLYGSEGSAMINPLRIYKQMHGNLVNLTPVKVDSPLNLLKKSYENELKHFVGAARGLHTIISDGDEAVQRMKVVDAIYQSAQKGKEIKLK from the coding sequence ATGACGCCGGCAGAAACACAAAATAAATTAAGACTCGGAGTTATCGGACTCGGATGGGTATCCCAGATATTTCATCTTCCAATGCTCACCAAAATGGATGATGTTGAGATTGTGGCAATTTGCGATAAAGATAAATCACGCGCGAAAATTATTGCCGATCGGTTCAACATCTCCCGCATTTACATAGATTATCAGCAGATGTTAGCAAAGGAAGAAATGGATGCTGTTGATATTTGCACAAGCACCGATACACATCTACCTATAACTTTATCTTCACTTCAAGCGGGTAAAGATGTTTTTGTAGAAAAACCTATCGCGCGGCGTTACCTTGAAGCTGTTCAAATAGCTGAAGCGGTTAAGGAGCACAAACGCAAATTGATGGTTGGTATGAATAACCGGTTTCGTCCCGATACAATGATCTTAAAAAGTTTTGTTGAAAAAGGTGAAATAGGTAAGATATTTTATGTCAAAGCGGGTTGGCTAAAAAGAATTTCTCCTGATAACAAATGGATTACTCAAAAAGATAAAGCAGGCGGGGGAGTACTTCTCGATTTAGGAATCGTAATGCTCGATCTTATCCTTTGGCTGTTAGGTTTCCCTCCTGTTCAGCGGGTTAATGCGAAAATGTATATGCACAAAACTAAGAGTGTTGAAGATTCTGCGATAGTTACGCTGGAAGTGAAATACGGCGTTACACTCGTGATGGAATCAAGTTGGTCTTTTCATTGCGCGGAAGATTATTTTTATTGTAATTTATACGGATCTGAAGGAAGCGCGATGATTAACCCGCTTCGGATTTATAAACAGATGCATGGCAATCTTGTTAACCTTACACCTGTCAAAGTTGATTCACCTCTCAATTTGTTGAAAAAAAGTTACGAGAACGAATTGAAACATTTCGTAGGGGCTGCGAGAGGTTTGCACACAATAATCTCGGATGGTGATGAAGCAGTTCAACGCATGAAAGTTGTTGATGCAATCTATCAATCTGCTCAAAAGGGAAAGGAGATAAAGCTCAAGTGA
- a CDS encoding SAM-dependent chlorinase/fluorinase — protein sequence MKRSSVIALLTDFGTMDAYVASMHGVILSIAPNTKIIDISHSIEPQNIDEAAYILWTSFRYFPKHTTFICVVDPGVGSNRNIICVETQDYRFIAPDNGLLKYVLDSVHRPKIIAVKNQDYFLPHVSTTFHGRDIFAPIAAHLANGLSPSKLGPRTTPLFHAEQFIEVDTSFNDVYKGSVIHIDYFGNIITNYLIKENKHKRLHLSIGKKIIHKKYASYSDAPMRTPFQIVGSSGLLELVVKNGKATDYITAPIKSKLKLTVSDE from the coding sequence GTGAAAAGGTCATCGGTTATTGCGCTGTTAACCGATTTTGGTACAATGGACGCTTATGTTGCCTCGATGCACGGTGTTATTCTTTCTATCGCGCCGAATACGAAGATAATCGATATTTCTCACTCGATCGAACCACAGAATATAGATGAAGCGGCATACATACTTTGGACATCTTTCAGATATTTCCCTAAACACACAACATTCATATGCGTAGTTGACCCGGGTGTAGGTTCCAACAGAAACATTATTTGCGTTGAGACTCAGGATTACCGATTCATTGCACCCGATAACGGATTGTTGAAGTATGTTTTAGATTCCGTGCATCGTCCTAAAATTATCGCGGTAAAAAATCAGGACTATTTTCTACCGCATGTAAGTACAACATTCCATGGGCGTGATATATTTGCCCCAATAGCCGCCCATCTTGCGAATGGATTATCTCCTTCAAAATTAGGACCAAGAACAACACCTTTATTTCATGCTGAACAGTTTATCGAGGTCGATACCTCTTTCAATGATGTTTATAAAGGTTCAGTCATTCATATCGATTATTTCGGAAATATAATCACGAACTATTTGATAAAAGAAAATAAACACAAAAGATTACATCTGAGTATTGGTAAAAAGATAATTCATAAAAAATATGCTTCATACTCCGATGCACCAATGCGAACACCTTTCCAAATAGTTGGCAGCAGTGGCTTATTGGAGCTTGTTGTTAAAAATGGGAAAGCAACCGATTACATTACTGCACCAATTAAAAGTAAATTGAAGTTGACTGTTTCCGATGAATAA